GACTGTGGTTCCCGTGACGATGCGCGCCCCACGGGTGGATGCTGCTGCGGCAGCCGCGCGCACGGTGCGTTCGGGCCTCGCGACGCCTGCCGCCGGGTCGAGTACCCCGACGTCGGTGTCGGCGACATCGGCGTGCTGCGGAAAGCGCGCTCGTACCTCGGCCGCAGACAGGTGCTCGATGGCGAGACTCGCTGCCTCGGCGGCGCGTACGGCTCCCGCGACCGCGTCGCTGTCTTCGGCGCCGATCGACACCCCGCCCGTGATGGTGAGCAGCTCGTCGCCGCTGAGCCGCTCGAGCTCGCGGAACAGCGCGCGCGATGACTGCGCCATGGCGACAAGATCAGGATGCTCGAGGCAGGCCTCGCGGAACAGCCGAGTGTCGCCGTGCGACGACCCGAACGAGTGCCCAGGCGCAAAGCGCTCGAACGCCGTGACGCCGACGCCGCGTTCGGCCAGCCGCCACGTCGCTGCGGCTCCGATCGCTCCGGTTCCGATGACGGCGACGTCTATGCGCAGCATCCGCTCTCCCTCTCGCTGTTGCCACTCGAACTCTGACGTCTCGAGCCTACGGGCTCCGCACGCTCAGCCGCGCTGGAGGGGGCGGGAGCGCGGAGAGTCAGGATGCTGGCGCGGACGACGCGGCGACAGCATCCGGTCTTCTGGGCGGATACACCCACGTGACCAGCACCACCGAGATGATCATCAACAGGAACCACGAGACGAGCTTGGAGATCGAGACCATCTCCCAGCCGTCGACCTGCCCCGGGTACAGCCAGGCCCCGGAGTAGGTGCCGATGTTCTCGGCGATCCAGATGAAGAACGCCACGAGCGCGAAGGCGACGACAAGCGGCATGCGCAGCGTGCGGCGAAAGACGTGGAACTGCATGGTGCACAGGCCGAACGTGAGCAGAACGCCCGCGAGCAGCACCCAGCGCAGATCGACGATGTAGTGGTGCGAGAAGAAGTTGACGTAGATCGCGCCCGCGAGCACCGCCGTGAGCCACAGCGGCGGGTAGCGCGTGAACCGCAGGTCGAACAGGCGGTAGACGCGCACCATGTACGAACCGACGGCGCCGTACATGAACCCCGTGAATAGCGGAACGCTCAGAATGCGCAGCACACCGCCCGGGTCGTACGCCCACGAGCCGACGTCCGTCTTGAACAGCTCCATGACGGTGCCGACGATATGAAAGAGCACGATCACGCGGAGCTCGCGCCACGTCTCGAGGCCCGACCACACCATGACGACCTGGATCACGATGGCGGCGATCGTGAGGGCGTCGTTGCGAGCGAGCCAGGCGTCGTCGGGGTACCAGAGTCGTGCCGCGAGAATCACGACGAGCAGAGCACCGCCGAAGACGCACGCCCAGGCCTGCTTTGCGCCGAAGACCAGAAACTCGACGAGCGCGCCCCACAGCCGGTTGTCGGGGGCGCGCTCGAGAAGCCGATTCGCTGCGTCGTCGATGCGCCGCTCAAGGGCGGTGAGATCGGGACGCAGGGCCATGCTCGCAGAGTAGCCGTGCTTTGCTGAGCGTCGACCGGGATGCTGCATTCAGAGAAACGGAGCGCCAAGAATTGGGTGACGGCGACACATATATGAGGCACCGGCGCCCAATTTTTGGCGCTCGGCCGATGGCAGCGTCAGAACGCTCGCGATGCCGAGCCCGCCGGTGCGGGGTCAGCGCAGCCCGTCGAGCACGACGGTCGCCTCGATCACTGGATCGCCGCCGGCAGCGACGCGCTGCGCCCAGTCGGACCAGTGCTCCGCGCGAAGCCGCTGGTGCGGGGCAGTGTCGCTGTCGTGAGCGGGGTGCGACGGATGCTGTCGCAGCTCAGCGAGCGCGGCGACGAGGTCGCGGTAGCGCGACGCCGTGAAACCGGCATCCGTCCACTCGGCGATGTCGCGCTGCACCCAGCTCGGCAGCGGCGCCCCGTCAGCGAGGCACTGATCTGCCGCCCGTCGCTCGAACACGCCGACAACGCGAGGAGGCAGCTCGGCGAACGCTGCCGCCCAATCGTGCTGCTCGGCGATCGGAATCTCGTGGGGAGCGGCCGCGACGTCGAAGACCTCGGTCGTGGGCTGCCCGTCGAGCACGACGATGCGCAGCGGCGCTGTCGGCCCGCGGTAGGCCATCAGATCGACGGCGCGTGGTGCCGGTGCCGCGACCGGCGACTCGGCGAGCCGCATCGGAGCTCTCGCATGCATGGATGCCTGCCTTTCGGAGACTCGCGCCTCCATCGACTTGCGTGGTGCGGTTGCACAACACCGGTTCTTCCCCTGGGGCACCCCGGTCGATCGACAGGGTTGCCGTGCAGCCGGCCAGGTACCGACAGCTGCATCTCGTGAACCTGGTTGTCAGAATAGACCCGTCTGCGTGCAGCTTGGCGAATATGTCGAAGGCGCGCGCAGAAATGACGTAGCTGAGAATTGCCGGATGCGTCAGACTTGAGCGATGACTGCGTCTGCTCCGACCTACTACCGGCGGCAGACCACGCGAGCGAATGTAATCTTCTTTGCCTGCTGGCTTCCATTTGGTGTCGCGCTTGTCGGGGCAGGGGTCTGGGTGGCGACTCAGCTGGGCGAGGCCGTGATGATCCCGATCGGTGCATGGGTTGCATTGCTCGGCTGCTATTTTCTCGAGTTGTACGGCACAGTCTGGTGGTATCGACACCAGCTGCATCGGCTGGCGTCAGACAGCGATTTCGCGGCAAGCCAGCCCTTGTCCGCCGGGCAGTTGAGGAATCTTCGCGTTGTATGGGATGCCGCTTGGTTTCCAATTCCCACGGGTGTGACGGGAGATATCGCGCACAAGATTCCGGTCGTACGCGTTATCAACGCTACGACCTGGTGGCCGGCGGCGGCGGGTGTGCTCTGCGGAATCGCTGCGGTGATTCTCGTGATTCCGTAAGAAGTGTCCCGTCGGGAAGCGCTGTCGGCGCCAGAGCAGTCCAGCCCAGGTATCGAGGTGTGTCCCACTCGGGTATCAACCTGATCCTCCCCGGGTCTGATTCGGGGGAAAACCTGATGACAAGACGCGACACTGCGCGCACCATGGAAGTATGAATTCGCTCTACAGACCTCGCCGCGGCCGCGTCATCGCGGGTGTGTGCGCTGCGCTTGCCATCCGCTTCAACATGAGCCCCAACGTGGTCCGGCTGCTGGCGATCCTCAGCTGCCTCATTCCCGGACCGCAGTTCATCATCTACATCGTGATGTGGATCGTGGTGCCGAGCGAGCGCTGAGCTCGCGCGCACCTGCTGTTTCATAGGTCAAAATCTGCGCCTCTCGCGATCGTCGAGCGCATTTTGTGACACATGAACACTCGCCAGCATCCATCTGCCGTAATACCGGCCGAAACCGCCCGCGCCGGTCGTACCGTTGAAGCATGACGACCCGGCCAGACGCTCACGACCCCTCAACGCTCGGCTTTCTCACGCAGGCCGTGCATGCGGGCAACGCCATTGACGAGGGATCTGGCGCGATTCGCACCCCGATCGTCATGGCCAACTCGTACGCCCTGCCCGAGGACCCGTCGAGCCTCAGCTGGTCGAACACCGACACTAAGACGTACACGCGCAACACGGGAACGAATCAAGAGGCCCTGCAGTCGAAGCTCGCTGTGCTGGAGGGCGGCGACGATGCCGTGGTGCTCGCCTCGGGGGTCGCGGCGCTGCACGCGGTGTTCTTCACGCACCTCACAAGTGGCGACCACGTCGTCGTCGGTGACGTGACGTATGAGGCAATCTGGAAGCTCTTCACCGAACTGCTGCCGGTCAAGTACGGCATTGAGGCGACATTCGTCGACACGAGCGACACGGATGCTGTCGCTGCAGCGATGCGCCCGAACACCACGCTCGTGCACGTCGAAGCGATCGGCAACCCGACGACGAAGGTGACCGATATCGCCGCGATCGCCGCCGTCGCTCACGACGCGGGCGCGCTGCTCACGGTTGACTCGACGTTCACGCCGCCTCCGTTCTACCGGCCGCTCGCCGATGGCGCCGACCTCGTCGTGCACTCGCTCACGAAGTACATCAACGGTCACGGCGACGCGATGGGTGGCGCCGTCATTGGCAGCGCCGACCTTGTGGCAAAGATCAAGGCCGAGGCGATGGTCGACGTCGGCGGCACGATCTCGCCGTTCAACGCGTGGCTCATCATGCGCGGCTCCGTGACGCTGCCCCTGCGTCTGCGGCAGCACCTCGCGAGCGCTGAGCAGATCGCGGCGCATCTCGAGGCGGACCCGCGGGTCGCCTACGTGGCGTATCCCGGGCTCGCGTCGCACCCGCAGCACGAGGTCGCGGCCCGGCAGTTCGGCGGGCGTGGCTACGGTGCGGTCATGGCGTTCGCCGTCGACGGCGACCCCGACACGCAGAACCGTTTCGTGGCGAACCTGCGCCTGATCACATCCGCCGTCTCTCTCGGTCATGACGAGTCGCTCATTGTGCACGTCGGTACGAGCGGCCCGCGTGTGCAGCACTATCCCGATGAATTCAAGCGCTATGGCCACCTCCGGTTCTCGGTGGGGCTCGAGGACCCGGCAGACATCATGGCCGATCTGGATGCTGCGCTCGATGCCACGTTCGGCGCGCGCTGACGCCTTTCGGGCCCTGTCCCTGGTTCGCCCGTCCAAACCACCGGCCCAACCGAATCGCGGGCGGCGCCTCAGAGGACGCCAGTCATGTCGCGCACGAACTCCGTCAGCGTGTGCGCGTTGTCGAGGTACTCGTCGGGTACCGAGCACCACTTCTCGATCGTGACGCGTTTGCCGCTGGGCCGCGTGTAGGTGAACGGATGACCGCCCTGCGCGATCATCGCGTCGAGAGCGACGGGTTCGACCTTGAGGTAGAAGACGTCGTCAATGACAGCGCCGAGAAACTCACCGTGTAGCCGCAGCCCCCAGCCGCCGAACATGCGCGAGATGACGATGTCGCCGAGCTCAGCAAGCTGGTCGCGGTAGAACTCAGCGGTTCGTCGATCGGAGGACATGCTTGGACTCTACGGGCACCGACAGACGTTCACGGTGTCACCACGCGGCTCCGACCCGCTCGCGCCGCCACCGATCGCACGCTCAACCGCGCGGCATAGGCTGAGACCATGTCTCTTCGACTCGCTCTCGTCAGCCTGCACACGTCGCCCAACGACGATCCGGGCACGGGAGACGTCGGCGGCATGAACGTTGCTGTGCGACACACGGCACTCGCGCTCGCCGAGCTGGGCCACGAGGTCGATGTGCTCACACGACGCTCATCGACGACGGCTCCGGATGCTGTCGAGGTGGCACCGCGCGTGACACTGCGACAGCTGCACGCCGGCCCTGCCGAACGCCGGGTCAAGGGCGACCACGAGGAGTACATCGCCGAGTTCGGCGAAGCCATGCGGCACCTCGGCCCCTATGACGTCATCCACTCGCACCACTGGTTCAGCGGAATGGCCGCCCTCGAGCTCGCTCACCACGACGGCATCCCGCACGTGCAGAGCTTTCACTCGATCGCCGCCGCCCACACCACTCCGCTGTCTGAGGGCGAGCGCCCGGAATCCCCCGGCCGCATCGCCGGCGAAGAGCACCTGGCGCAGCACTCCGACGCGATCATCACCGTCAGCGACGCCGAACGCGAGACCGTGACCGCGCGCCTCGGCGCCGACCCTGCCCGCGTTCACACGGTCGCTCCCGGAGTCGACGCCGCGCAGTTCAGTCCGAAGACGGATGCTGCCACGAGCGACGCCGGATACCTGCTCGCTGCCGCGCGACTCGAACCCCTCAAAGGACTCGACCTCGCGATCGAAGCGCTCGCCCAACTGCCGCGCGACGGCCGCCCAGATCTCGTGGTCTCGGGAGGCGCCACGACCGGCTTCGACGACTATCCAGACGAACTGCGCTCGCTTGCTGAGCGTCTCGGCGTCGCGGATCGCGTGCACTTCATCGGCCCGCAATCGCGCGACGCGCTCGCCGATCTGCTGCGCGGCGCACGCATCGCTCTCGTCCCCTCGCACTCCGAGACGTTTGGGCTCATCGCGCTCGAAGCGCAGGCGTGCGGCACTCCCGTTGTTGCGTCGGACGCTGGAGGGCTGCGCGAGGCCATCGTTGA
This DNA window, taken from Paramicrobacterium agarici, encodes the following:
- a CDS encoding DUF817 domain-containing protein is translated as MALRPDLTALERRIDDAANRLLERAPDNRLWGALVEFLVFGAKQAWACVFGGALLVVILAARLWYPDDAWLARNDALTIAAIVIQVVMVWSGLETWRELRVIVLFHIVGTVMELFKTDVGSWAYDPGGVLRILSVPLFTGFMYGAVGSYMVRVYRLFDLRFTRYPPLWLTAVLAGAIYVNFFSHHYIVDLRWVLLAGVLLTFGLCTMQFHVFRRTLRMPLVVAFALVAFFIWIAENIGTYSGAWLYPGQVDGWEMVSISKLVSWFLLMIISVVLVTWVYPPRRPDAVAASSAPAS
- a CDS encoding PspC domain-containing protein is translated as MNSLYRPRRGRVIAGVCAALAIRFNMSPNVVRLLAILSCLIPGPQFIIYIVMWIVVPSER
- a CDS encoding trans-sulfuration enzyme family protein, producing MTTRPDAHDPSTLGFLTQAVHAGNAIDEGSGAIRTPIVMANSYALPEDPSSLSWSNTDTKTYTRNTGTNQEALQSKLAVLEGGDDAVVLASGVAALHAVFFTHLTSGDHVVVGDVTYEAIWKLFTELLPVKYGIEATFVDTSDTDAVAAAMRPNTTLVHVEAIGNPTTKVTDIAAIAAVAHDAGALLTVDSTFTPPPFYRPLADGADLVVHSLTKYINGHGDAMGGAVIGSADLVAKIKAEAMVDVGGTISPFNAWLIMRGSVTLPLRLRQHLASAEQIAAHLEADPRVAYVAYPGLASHPQHEVAARQFGGRGYGAVMAFAVDGDPDTQNRFVANLRLITSAVSLGHDESLIVHVGTSGPRVQHYPDEFKRYGHLRFSVGLEDPADIMADLDAALDATFGAR
- a CDS encoding TfoX/Sxy family protein, producing the protein MSSDRRTAEFYRDQLAELGDIVISRMFGGWGLRLHGEFLGAVIDDVFYLKVEPVALDAMIAQGGHPFTYTRPSGKRVTIEKWCSVPDEYLDNAHTLTEFVRDMTGVL
- a CDS encoding glycosyltransferase, which translates into the protein MSLRLALVSLHTSPNDDPGTGDVGGMNVAVRHTALALAELGHEVDVLTRRSSTTAPDAVEVAPRVTLRQLHAGPAERRVKGDHEEYIAEFGEAMRHLGPYDVIHSHHWFSGMAALELAHHDGIPHVQSFHSIAAAHTTPLSEGERPESPGRIAGEEHLAQHSDAIITVSDAERETVTARLGADPARVHTVAPGVDAAQFSPKTDAATSDAGYLLAAARLEPLKGLDLAIEALAQLPRDGRPDLVVSGGATTGFDDYPDELRSLAERLGVADRVHFIGPQSRDALADLLRGARIALVPSHSETFGLIALEAQACGTPVVASDAGGLREAIVDGKTGILVPVRQANAWAGTISALLRDPERCAQLGAAGRERALTFTWERTARATVNVYESLLGRAA